One Streptomyces coeruleorubidus DNA segment encodes these proteins:
- a CDS encoding TIGR03960 family B12-binding radical SAM protein — protein sequence MPAEVAASVFPQLEALLPHVQKPIQYVGGELNSTVKDWDSCDVRWALMYPDAYEVGLPNQGVMILYEVLNEQQGVLAERTYSVWPDLEELMREHGVPQFTVDSHRPVKAFDVLGLSFSTELGYTNMLAALDLSGIPLEAKDRGLDDPIVMAGGHAAFNPEPIADFIDCAVIGDGEQAVLEVTAIIRAWKAEGRPGGREELLFRLAKTGGVYVPGFYDVEYLPDGRIARVVPKRSGVPWRVSKHTVMDLDEWPYPKQPLVPLAETVHERMSVEIFRGCTRGCRFCQAGMITRPVRERSITGIGDMVEQGLKSTGFEEVGLLSLSSADHSEIGDIAKGLADRYEEDKIGLSLPSTRVDAFNIDLANELTRNGRRSGLTFAPEGGSERIRKVINKMVSEEDLIRTVATAYGNGWRQVKLYFMCGLPTETDDDVLQIADMATKVIAKGREVSKSNDIRCTVSIGGFVPKPHTPFQWAPQLSAEETDARLEKLRNKIRGDKKYGRSIGFRYHDGKPGIVEGLLSRGDRRIGAVIRAVYDDGGRFDGWREHFSYDRWMRCAEKALAPFGVDVDWYTTRERTYEEVLPWDHLDSGLDKDWLWEDWQDALDETEVEDCRWTPCFDCGVCPQMDTQIQIGPTGKKLLPLTVKNAAPAPSGHAH from the coding sequence ATGCCTGCCGAAGTCGCTGCGTCGGTGTTCCCGCAGCTCGAAGCTCTGCTCCCGCATGTGCAGAAGCCGATCCAGTACGTCGGCGGAGAACTCAACTCCACGGTCAAGGACTGGGACTCCTGTGACGTCCGCTGGGCGCTCATGTACCCGGACGCCTACGAGGTCGGCCTGCCCAACCAGGGCGTCATGATCCTCTACGAGGTGCTCAACGAGCAGCAGGGCGTCCTCGCCGAGCGCACCTACAGCGTGTGGCCGGACCTCGAGGAGCTGATGCGGGAGCACGGCGTCCCGCAGTTCACGGTGGACAGCCACCGGCCCGTGAAGGCCTTCGACGTGCTGGGCCTGTCCTTCTCCACGGAGCTGGGCTACACGAACATGCTGGCGGCCCTGGACCTCTCCGGGATTCCCCTGGAGGCCAAGGACCGCGGCCTGGACGACCCGATCGTCATGGCCGGCGGCCACGCCGCGTTCAACCCCGAGCCGATCGCGGACTTCATCGACTGCGCGGTGATCGGCGACGGCGAGCAGGCCGTCCTGGAGGTCACCGCGATCATCCGCGCCTGGAAGGCGGAGGGCCGCCCCGGCGGCCGCGAGGAGCTCCTGTTCCGCCTGGCGAAGACGGGCGGGGTGTACGTACCCGGCTTCTACGACGTCGAGTACCTGCCGGACGGCCGTATCGCCCGAGTCGTGCCGAAGCGCAGCGGTGTCCCGTGGCGCGTCTCCAAGCACACGGTGATGGACCTCGACGAGTGGCCCTACCCCAAGCAGCCCCTGGTCCCGCTGGCGGAGACGGTCCACGAGCGCATGTCGGTGGAGATCTTCCGCGGCTGCACCCGCGGCTGCCGTTTCTGCCAGGCCGGCATGATCACCCGCCCGGTCCGCGAACGCTCCATCACGGGCATCGGCGACATGGTCGAGCAGGGCCTGAAGTCGACGGGCTTCGAGGAGGTGGGCCTGCTGTCCCTCTCCTCGGCGGACCACTCGGAGATCGGCGACATCGCCAAGGGCCTCGCGGACCGCTACGAGGAAGACAAGATCGGTCTCTCCCTCCCGTCCACCCGCGTGGACGCCTTCAACATCGACCTGGCGAACGAACTCACGCGCAACGGCCGCCGCTCCGGCCTCACCTTCGCCCCCGAGGGCGGCTCCGAGCGCATCCGCAAGGTCATCAACAAGATGGTCTCGGAAGAGGACCTGATCAGGACCGTCGCGACGGCGTACGGCAACGGCTGGCGTCAGGTGAAGCTGTACTTCATGTGCGGCCTGCCGACGGAGACCGACGACGACGTCCTCCAGATCGCCGACATGGCGACGAAGGTCATCGCCAAGGGCCGCGAGGTGTCGAAGTCCAACGACATCCGCTGCACGGTCTCGATCGGCGGCTTCGTCCCCAAGCCCCACACCCCCTTCCAGTGGGCCCCGCAGCTGTCGGCGGAGGAGACGGACGCCCGCCTGGAGAAGCTGCGGAACAAGATCCGCGGCGACAAGAAGTACGGCCGCTCCATCGGCTTCCGCTACCACGACGGCAAGCCCGGCATCGTCGAGGGCCTGCTGTCCCGCGGCGACCGCCGCATCGGAGCCGTCATCCGCGCGGTCTACGACGACGGCGGCCGCTTCGACGGCTGGCGCGAGCACTTCTCGTACGACCGCTGGATGCGGTGCGCCGAGAAGGCGCTGGCCCCCTTCGGCGTCGACGTCGACTGGTACACGACCCGCGAGCGGACGTACGAGGAGGTCCTCCCCTGGGACCACCTGGACTCCGGTCTCGACAAGGACTGGCTCTGGGAGGACTGGCAGGACGCCCTCGACGAGACGGAGGTCGAGGACTGCCGCTGGACGCCGTGCTTCGACTGCGGGGTCTGCCCGCAGATGGACACCCAGATCCAGATCGGCCCGACGGGGAAGAAGCTGCTGCCCCTGACGGTCAAGAACGCGGCACCGGCGCCGAGCGGTCACGCGCACTGA
- a CDS encoding CYTH and CHAD domain-containing protein, with the protein MADTKREIERKYESEDSGIPDLTGVAGVAAVLDKGVAHLDATYYDTADERLAASSVTLRRRTGGSDAGWHLKFPVAPGVRDEIRAPLSDTLPDTLAGLVRSRVRGGELLPVVRLRSDRDVRHLVDADGRLLAEVSVDAVRADRLTGGGGEAQWTEIEVELAEGGDPAFLDKVEKRLRKAGVRPSASASKLARALAETAPHQQRASVSAGEPVTAADHVLAYLRAQRDALVELDPAVRRDAEDSVHSMRVATRRLRSTFKSYGEVLDRTVTDPVGDELKWLAGELGLDRDREVLTERLTAALAEVPASLVRGPVEERLHTWASAEQGGARGRLIGVLDSRRYLTLLDALDALIADPPLRKAAGKKPHKRIAKAVKKDFRKVAELVERAVELEPGTDRDVAIHEARKKTKRARYAAEAARPALGKPAQALGKSMKSLQNLLGEHQDSVMARQALRELSAVAHAAGESDFTYGLLHEREEQRAVRVERELPGFWDGIKGGAAGL; encoded by the coding sequence ATGGCGGACACCAAGCGCGAAATCGAGCGGAAGTACGAATCCGAGGACAGCGGTATTCCCGACCTGACCGGTGTCGCCGGGGTCGCGGCCGTGCTCGACAAGGGCGTCGCCCACCTCGACGCCACCTACTACGACACCGCCGACGAACGCCTCGCCGCGTCGTCCGTCACCCTGCGCCGCCGCACCGGCGGCTCGGACGCGGGCTGGCATCTGAAGTTCCCCGTCGCCCCCGGCGTCCGCGACGAGATCCGCGCCCCGCTCTCCGACACCCTCCCGGACACCCTCGCCGGACTCGTCCGCTCCCGCGTCCGCGGAGGCGAACTGCTGCCCGTCGTCCGGCTGCGCTCCGACCGCGACGTACGCCACCTCGTCGACGCCGACGGCCGGCTGCTCGCCGAGGTCAGCGTCGACGCCGTACGGGCCGACCGGCTCACGGGCGGCGGCGGTGAAGCGCAGTGGACGGAGATAGAGGTGGAGCTCGCCGAAGGGGGAGACCCGGCCTTCCTCGACAAGGTGGAGAAGCGGCTGCGCAAGGCGGGCGTACGGCCGTCGGCCTCGGCGTCGAAACTGGCGCGGGCCCTGGCGGAGACGGCGCCGCACCAGCAGCGCGCGTCCGTCTCCGCAGGGGAACCGGTGACCGCCGCAGACCACGTCCTGGCGTACCTGCGCGCGCAGCGGGACGCCCTCGTCGAGCTCGACCCGGCCGTGCGGCGGGACGCCGAGGACTCCGTGCACAGCATGCGCGTGGCCACCCGGCGGCTGCGCAGCACCTTCAAGTCGTACGGCGAGGTCCTCGACCGGACAGTCACCGACCCGGTCGGTGACGAGCTGAAGTGGCTGGCCGGTGAGCTGGGCCTGGACCGGGACCGCGAGGTGCTGACCGAACGGCTGACGGCGGCCCTCGCCGAGGTGCCGGCCAGCCTGGTCCGCGGCCCGGTCGAAGAGCGGCTGCACACCTGGGCGAGCGCCGAGCAGGGCGGCGCCCGCGGCCGGCTCATCGGCGTCCTGGACTCCCGCCGCTACCTCACCCTGCTCGACGCACTGGATGCGCTGATCGCCGACCCGCCACTGCGGAAGGCGGCCGGCAAGAAGCCCCACAAGCGGATCGCCAAGGCCGTGAAGAAGGACTTCCGCAAGGTCGCCGAGCTGGTCGAGCGGGCCGTGGAACTGGAGCCCGGCACCGACCGCGATGTCGCGATCCACGAGGCCCGCAAGAAGACCAAGCGCGCCCGCTACGCGGCGGAGGCCGCCCGACCGGCCCTCGGCAAACCGGCCCAGGCCCTGGGCAAGTCCATGAAATCGCTCCAGAACCTGCTCGGCGAGCACCAGGACAGCGTGATGGCCCGGCAGGCGCTGCGCGAGCTGTCGGCGGTCGCCCACGCGGCCGGGGAGAGCGACTTCACCTACGGCCTGCTCCACGAGCGCGAGGAGCAGCGGGCGGTGCGCGTGGAGCGGGAGCTGCCCGGATTCTGGGACGGGATCAAGGGCGGGGCGGCGGGCCTGTGA
- the rodA gene encoding rod shape-determining protein RodA, whose protein sequence is MTGGVNSFQVSGYGPERSGWTRLLARDSVARRLDWPILLSATALSLLGTLLVYSATRNRTELNQGDPYYFLVRHLLNTGIGLALMAGTIWLGHRGLRTAVPVLYGLSVLLILLVLTPLGSTINGAHSWIKLPGGFSLQPSEFVKVTIILGMAMLLAARVDAGDRQYPDHRTVMQALGLAAVPMVIVMLMPDLGSVMVMVIIVLGVLLASGATNRWVFGLLGAGAIGAVTVWQIGVLDDYQIARFAAFANPELDPAGVGYNTNQARIAIGSGGLTGSGLFHGSQTTGQFVPEQQTDFVFTVAGEELGFLGGGLIILLLGIVLWRACRIARETTDLYGTIVAAGIVAWFAFQTFENIGMTLGIMPVTGLPLPFVSYGGSSMFAVWIAVGLLQSIRVQRPMSA, encoded by the coding sequence ATGACCGGCGGTGTGAACAGCTTCCAGGTCTCCGGCTACGGCCCCGAGCGCTCCGGCTGGACCCGGCTCCTCGCCCGTGACTCGGTGGCGCGGCGGCTCGACTGGCCGATCCTGCTGTCGGCGACGGCCCTGTCGCTGCTCGGCACGCTCCTCGTCTACTCGGCGACCCGCAACCGCACGGAGCTCAACCAGGGCGACCCGTACTACTTCCTCGTCCGGCACCTGCTGAACACCGGTATCGGCCTCGCCCTGATGGCCGGCACGATCTGGCTCGGCCACCGCGGCCTGCGCACGGCCGTGCCGGTCCTGTACGGCCTCTCGGTCCTGCTGATCCTGCTGGTGCTCACCCCGCTCGGCTCCACGATCAACGGCGCCCACTCGTGGATCAAGCTGCCCGGCGGCTTCTCCCTCCAGCCCTCGGAGTTCGTGAAGGTCACGATCATCCTGGGCATGGCGATGCTGCTGGCGGCCAGAGTCGACGCGGGCGACAGGCAGTACCCCGACCACCGCACGGTCATGCAGGCGCTGGGCCTGGCCGCCGTGCCCATGGTGATCGTGATGCTCATGCCCGACCTCGGGTCGGTCATGGTGATGGTCATCATCGTGCTCGGCGTGCTGCTCGCCTCCGGCGCCACCAACCGGTGGGTGTTCGGGCTGCTCGGCGCGGGCGCCATCGGCGCGGTCACCGTCTGGCAGATCGGGGTGCTCGACGACTACCAGATCGCCCGCTTCGCGGCCTTCGCCAACCCCGAGCTCGACCCGGCCGGCGTCGGCTACAACACCAACCAGGCCCGCATCGCCATCGGCTCCGGCGGCCTGACCGGCTCCGGCCTCTTCCACGGCTCGCAGACCACCGGACAGTTCGTGCCCGAGCAGCAGACGGACTTCGTCTTCACCGTGGCGGGAGAGGAGCTCGGCTTCCTCGGCGGCGGCCTGATCATCCTGTTGCTCGGCATCGTCCTGTGGCGGGCCTGCCGTATCGCCCGGGAGACCACCGACCTGTACGGCACGATCGTGGCCGCAGGCATCGTCGCCTGGTTCGCCTTCCAGACGTTCGAGAACATCGGCATGACGCTCGGCATCATGCCGGTCACCGGCCTGCCGCTGCCGTTCGTGTCGTACGGCGGTTCGTCGATGTTCGCCGTGTGGATAGCGGTCGGTCTCTTGCAGTCGATCCGGGTACAGCGCCCGATGTCGGCCTGA
- the mrdA gene encoding penicillin-binding protein 2, producing the protein MTNIPETGRNSRVQIRLVVIQVLVLSLLLTLGGRLWYLQIREGAAYAKEASGNHVQQVVQPAVRGAILDARGVALADNETRLVVSASRTDLLKMPDDGKQVLTKLAGVLGMTPKEVQEKVRLCDAETPQPCWNGSPYQPIPITDEATPKQALQIRERAEDFPGITAEPEAVRRYPSPGKANTAQVLGYLSPVTDEEIKKAQNTNSPYLRSDQVGRSGLERQYDKQLRGKAGVTRYEVDNLGRVIGQAEADPAHPGDNLVTSIDARVQRIAEYELNEAMKQARKEHDRNTGTNYKADSGAVVVMEAKTGRVVAMASNPTYDPNAWVGGISAKDYTRLTGKSSNYPLLNRAIQGQSAPGSIFKVIPTAAAVNAGYSFNGPYQCSSSYSIGGQVFKNFESKGYGPISLGRALEVSCDTVFYRLSHEEWKRDGGTKPKKNANDWFYKTAHQFGLGKETGIDLPNEVTGRVPDRQWKLDYWKANKDAWCRTGKRNGSYAEKIAYENCLEGNRMRAGDSVNYSIGQGDTLVTPIQMATIYGAISNGGTMYTPSVGKAVISADGKTVTPIKPQAHGKLPMTQKTRDEIDEALAGVATRGTAAWRFGGWPQDKIPMHAKTGTAEVYGKQTTSWFATYTKDYTVVMTISQGGTGSGASGPAVRNIYNALYGVSPDGDIDPKKALLPTPQKALPKVKTDGTIASPKVPEDPAKDQQANKKDPNAPADPLQPATAPPPTPQNRDTRRRRRRRGSRRLPT; encoded by the coding sequence GTGACCAACATTCCCGAGACCGGCCGGAACTCACGGGTCCAGATCCGGCTCGTCGTCATCCAGGTCCTCGTCCTCTCCCTGCTGCTCACCCTCGGCGGACGCCTGTGGTACCTCCAGATCCGTGAGGGCGCGGCGTACGCCAAGGAGGCGTCGGGGAACCACGTCCAGCAGGTCGTCCAGCCGGCCGTCCGCGGCGCCATCCTGGACGCGCGCGGCGTGGCCCTCGCCGACAACGAGACGCGACTGGTCGTCTCCGCCTCGCGCACCGACCTGCTGAAGATGCCGGACGACGGCAAGCAAGTCCTCACCAAGCTCGCCGGAGTCCTGGGCATGACGCCCAAGGAGGTCCAGGAGAAGGTCCGGCTGTGCGACGCCGAGACGCCGCAGCCCTGCTGGAACGGCTCGCCGTACCAGCCCATCCCCATCACCGACGAGGCCACCCCCAAGCAGGCCCTCCAGATCCGCGAGCGCGCCGAGGACTTCCCCGGCATCACCGCCGAGCCCGAGGCCGTGCGCCGCTACCCGAGCCCGGGCAAGGCCAACACCGCCCAGGTCCTCGGCTACCTCTCGCCGGTCACCGACGAGGAGATCAAGAAGGCGCAGAACACCAACTCGCCGTATCTGCGCTCCGACCAGGTCGGCCGCTCCGGCCTGGAGCGCCAGTACGACAAGCAGCTGCGCGGCAAGGCCGGCGTCACGCGCTACGAGGTCGACAACCTCGGCCGCGTCATCGGCCAGGCCGAGGCCGACCCGGCCCACCCCGGCGACAACCTCGTCACCAGCATCGACGCGCGCGTCCAGCGGATCGCCGAGTACGAGCTGAACGAGGCCATGAAGCAGGCCCGCAAGGAGCACGACCGCAACACGGGCACGAACTACAAGGCAGACTCCGGCGCCGTCGTCGTCATGGAGGCCAAGACCGGCCGCGTCGTCGCCATGGCATCCAACCCGACGTACGACCCGAACGCCTGGGTGGGCGGCATCTCCGCCAAGGACTACACGCGGCTCACCGGCAAGAGCTCCAACTACCCGCTGCTCAACCGCGCGATCCAGGGCCAGTCGGCGCCCGGCTCCATCTTCAAGGTCATCCCGACGGCCGCCGCGGTCAACGCGGGCTACTCCTTCAACGGCCCCTACCAGTGCTCCAGCTCGTACTCGATCGGCGGCCAGGTCTTCAAGAACTTCGAGTCCAAGGGATACGGCCCGATCAGCCTCGGCCGCGCCCTGGAGGTCTCCTGCGACACGGTCTTCTACCGGCTCTCCCACGAGGAGTGGAAGAGGGACGGCGGCACCAAGCCGAAGAAGAACGCCAACGACTGGTTCTACAAGACCGCCCACCAGTTCGGCCTCGGCAAGGAGACCGGCATCGACCTGCCCAACGAGGTCACCGGCCGCGTCCCGGACCGTCAGTGGAAGCTGGACTACTGGAAGGCCAACAAGGACGCCTGGTGCCGCACCGGCAAGCGCAACGGCAGCTACGCCGAGAAGATCGCCTACGAGAACTGCCTCGAAGGCAACCGCATGCGCGCCGGTGACTCCGTCAACTACTCCATCGGCCAGGGCGACACCCTCGTCACGCCGATCCAGATGGCCACGATCTACGGAGCCATCTCCAACGGCGGCACGATGTACACCCCCTCGGTCGGCAAGGCCGTCATCAGCGCAGACGGCAAGACGGTCACACCGATCAAGCCCCAGGCGCACGGCAAGCTTCCGATGACGCAGAAGACGCGCGACGAGATAGACGAAGCCCTCGCGGGAGTCGCCACCCGCGGTACGGCCGCCTGGCGGTTCGGCGGCTGGCCGCAGGACAAGATCCCGATGCACGCCAAGACGGGTACGGCGGAGGTCTACGGCAAGCAGACCACCTCCTGGTTCGCCACGTACACCAAGGACTACACGGTCGTCATGACGATCTCCCAGGGTGGTACGGGCTCCGGAGCCTCCGGCCCGGCGGTCCGCAACATCTACAACGCGCTGTACGGCGTCTCTCCGGACGGCGACATCGACCCGAAGAAGGCGCTGCTGCCCACCCCGCAGAAGGCCCTGCCGAAGGTCAAGACGGACGGCACCATCGCCTCCCCGAAGGTCCCCGAGGACCCGGCCAAGGACCAACAGGCGAACAAGAAGGACCCGAACGCCCCGGCCGACCCGCTCCAGCCGGCGACGGCGCCCCCGCCGACGCCGCAGAACCGTGACACCCGAAGGCGCCGGCGCCGGCGGGGAAGCCGGAGGTTGCCGACATGA
- the mreD gene encoding rod shape-determining protein MreD, producing MRVNRILLSSALVVVALVIQVSVLARLHLPGAVPDLMLLTVLGLALVYGHVGGALVGFSAGLLADLAPPADHAAGRYALVLCVIGYLAGLVKPETGQLKSATGPMVVVVAAALGSTLLYAGVGALVGDTAARHVGLGSLLFTAALYDLLLAPFVVPGVMALARRAENDPLAEAGSAVKTTDISSGWLSGGTGLKIGSQRNGLRVKAARARMARAGRIKGVKRL from the coding sequence ATGCGCGTCAACCGGATCCTGCTCTCCTCCGCCCTGGTCGTCGTCGCCCTGGTCATCCAGGTGAGCGTCCTCGCCCGCCTCCATCTGCCGGGCGCCGTGCCCGACCTGATGCTTCTGACCGTCCTCGGCCTCGCGCTGGTGTACGGCCATGTGGGTGGCGCCCTCGTCGGTTTCAGCGCGGGCCTGCTCGCCGATCTGGCCCCGCCCGCCGACCACGCCGCGGGGCGCTACGCCCTCGTGCTGTGCGTCATCGGCTATCTCGCGGGCCTGGTGAAACCGGAGACGGGCCAGCTGAAGTCCGCGACCGGCCCCATGGTCGTGGTGGTCGCCGCCGCCCTCGGTTCCACCCTGCTGTACGCCGGGGTCGGTGCCCTCGTCGGTGACACCGCTGCCCGCCATGTGGGCCTGGGCAGCCTGCTGTTCACGGCCGCCCTGTACGACCTGCTGCTCGCCCCGTTCGTGGTGCCGGGGGTCATGGCGCTGGCCAGACGCGCCGAGAACGATCCGCTCGCCGAGGCCGGCTCCGCCGTCAAGACCACCGACATCTCCTCCGGCTGGCTCTCCGGCGGCACCGGCCTGAAGATCGGCAGCCAGCGCAACGGGCTGCGGGTGAAGGCGGCCCGGGCACGGATGGCGCGGGCCGGGCGCATCAAGGGGGTCAAGCGGCTGTGA
- the mreC gene encoding rod shape-determining protein MreC, which yields MRDTRESRLLLVLLIAIAFALITVDIRGGEDSPVDGARQAAATVFGPIESGVSAAVDPVGNAVSAIRDSGERHDRLAALEEENAALKARLGSDDRSRSRLKQLDKMLKISGQGQYGIKGAEVIAIGAAQGFSWTITIDVGANDGIKRDMTVLNGDGLVGRVTTVGPNTATVLLASDPDFTVGTRMEAGDELGFASGQGDRPMRVELLNGKAEVKKGDRLVTFGSQADRPFVPGVPVGVVSRVDPSGGGLTRTLYVTPYAAFSKLDIVGVVVEAPKKDPRDTVLPPKPKPTPRPTVTVTVTPSAEAPVDGQNQQEQ from the coding sequence GTGAGGGACACACGAGAGAGCCGGCTGCTCCTGGTGCTGCTGATCGCCATCGCGTTCGCGTTGATCACGGTGGACATTCGCGGTGGGGAGGATTCCCCGGTCGACGGTGCCCGGCAGGCCGCGGCGACGGTCTTCGGCCCGATCGAGAGCGGCGTGTCGGCCGCGGTCGACCCGGTCGGCAACGCGGTCTCCGCCATCCGGGACTCCGGCGAGCGGCACGACCGGCTCGCCGCGCTGGAAGAGGAGAACGCGGCCCTGAAGGCGCGGCTGGGCAGCGACGACCGCAGCCGCAGCCGCCTCAAGCAGCTCGACAAGATGCTGAAGATCTCCGGCCAGGGCCAGTACGGCATCAAGGGCGCCGAGGTCATCGCCATCGGAGCCGCGCAGGGCTTCTCCTGGACCATCACCATCGACGTCGGTGCCAACGACGGCATCAAGCGCGACATGACCGTCCTCAACGGGGACGGGCTCGTCGGCCGCGTCACCACCGTCGGGCCGAACACCGCCACGGTCCTGCTCGCCAGCGACCCCGACTTCACGGTCGGCACCCGGATGGAGGCCGGCGACGAGCTCGGCTTCGCCTCCGGGCAGGGCGACCGCCCGATGCGCGTGGAACTCCTCAACGGCAAGGCGGAGGTGAAGAAGGGCGACCGCCTGGTCACCTTCGGGTCGCAGGCCGACCGGCCCTTCGTGCCCGGCGTGCCCGTCGGCGTGGTCTCCCGCGTCGACCCGTCCGGCGGCGGGCTGACCCGCACGCTCTACGTCACGCCGTACGCCGCCTTCAGCAAGCTCGACATCGTGGGTGTCGTCGTCGAGGCCCCGAAGAAGGACCCGCGCGACACGGTGCTCCCGCCCAAGCCGAAGCCGACCCCCAGGCCGACGGTGACGGTGACCGTGACGCCGTCCGCCGAGGCCCCCGTGGACGGCCAGAACCAGCAAGAGCAGTAG
- a CDS encoding rod shape-determining protein → MSFIGRDMAVDLGTANTLVYVRGRGIVLNEPSVVAINTNTGGILAVGAEAKKMIGRTPGNIVAVRPLKDGVIADFEITERMLRYFILKIHKRRYLARPRVVVCVPSGITGVERRAVIEASSQAGARQVHIIEEPMAAAIGSGLPVHEATGNMVVDIGGGTTEVAVISLGGIVTAQSIRVAGDELDNAIIQHIKKEYSLLLGERTAEQIKITIGSAYDLDSDEHTEIRGRDLVSGLPKTVVISAAEVRKAIEEPVNAIVDAVKTTLDKCPPELSGDIMDRGIVLTGGGALLRGLDERLRRETGMPIHIAEDPLDSVALGSGKCVEEFEALQQVLDAQPRR, encoded by the coding sequence ATGTCGTTCATCGGCCGTGACATGGCTGTCGACCTCGGGACCGCCAACACGCTGGTGTACGTCAGGGGTCGCGGGATCGTACTCAACGAGCCGTCCGTCGTCGCGATCAACACCAACACCGGTGGCATCCTCGCGGTCGGTGCCGAAGCAAAGAAGATGATCGGGCGCACGCCCGGCAACATCGTTGCCGTTCGTCCGCTGAAGGACGGCGTGATCGCCGACTTCGAGATCACCGAGCGGATGCTCCGCTACTTCATCCTGAAGATCCACAAGCGGCGGTATCTGGCTCGTCCGCGGGTCGTCGTCTGCGTGCCCTCGGGCATCACGGGCGTCGAGCGCCGCGCCGTCATCGAGGCGTCGTCCCAGGCCGGCGCCCGCCAGGTGCACATCATCGAGGAGCCCATGGCCGCGGCCATCGGCTCCGGCCTGCCGGTCCACGAGGCCACGGGCAACATGGTGGTCGACATCGGCGGCGGCACCACGGAGGTCGCGGTCATCTCTCTCGGCGGCATCGTCACCGCCCAGTCCATCCGTGTCGCGGGCGACGAACTGGACAACGCGATCATCCAGCACATCAAGAAGGAGTACTCCCTCCTGCTGGGTGAGCGCACGGCCGAGCAGATCAAGATCACGATCGGTTCGGCGTACGACCTCGACTCCGACGAGCACACCGAAATCCGCGGCCGGGACCTGGTCTCCGGGCTGCCGAAGACCGTCGTGATCTCCGCGGCCGAAGTCCGCAAGGCGATCGAGGAGCCGGTCAACGCGATCGTCGACGCCGTCAAGACGACCCTCGACAAGTGTCCGCCGGAGCTGTCCGGCGACATCATGGACCGAGGAATCGTTCTGACCGGCGGCGGAGCGCTGCTGCGGGGCCTGGACGAGCGGCTGCGCCGGGAGACCGGTATGCCGATCCACATCGCCGAGGACCCTCTGGACAGCGTGGCGCTCGGATCCGGAAAGTGCGTCGAGGAGTTCGAGGCGCTCCAGCAGGTGCTGGACGCCCAGCCGCGCAGATGA
- the ndk gene encoding nucleoside-diphosphate kinase — MSQRTLVLLKPDAVRRGLTGEIISRIERKAGWAITALELRTLDQDTLEQHYGEHKGKPFYEPLVEFMASGPVVAMIVEGERVIEGLRALAGPTDPIAAAPGSIRGDYGVIVRENLIHASDSEESAEREVKIFFPGRA; from the coding sequence GTGAGCCAGCGCACCCTCGTCCTCCTCAAGCCCGACGCCGTCCGTCGCGGCCTGACCGGCGAGATCATCAGCCGCATCGAGCGCAAGGCGGGCTGGGCGATCACCGCGCTGGAACTGCGCACCCTGGACCAGGACACGCTGGAGCAGCACTACGGCGAGCACAAGGGCAAGCCCTTCTACGAGCCGCTGGTGGAGTTCATGGCCTCCGGCCCGGTCGTGGCGATGATCGTCGAGGGTGAGCGGGTCATCGAGGGGCTGCGGGCACTCGCCGGCCCGACCGACCCGATCGCCGCGGCCCCCGGCTCCATCCGCGGCGACTACGGCGTCATCGTCCGGGAGAACCTGATTCACGCCTCCGACTCGGAGGAGTCCGCCGAGCGCGAGGTGAAGATCTTCTTCCCGGGTCGCGCGTAA
- a CDS encoding DUF4233 domain-containing protein: MRTLCSSTLIGEFFIIGFAGLVAMKDPDLSMTTVWTVCGVAMFLCLVLCGLVTRPGGVALGWALQIALIASGFAVPMMFFLGVVFAALWWASVHYGRKVDEAKARFAAEAGSSTPDAA, from the coding sequence GTGCGTACGCTCTGTTCTTCGACCCTGATCGGCGAGTTCTTCATCATCGGCTTCGCCGGTCTGGTCGCCATGAAGGACCCCGACCTGTCCATGACGACCGTGTGGACGGTCTGCGGTGTCGCGATGTTCCTGTGCCTGGTGCTGTGCGGCCTGGTGACACGCCCGGGCGGGGTCGCGCTCGGCTGGGCGTTGCAGATCGCGCTCATCGCGTCGGGCTTCGCCGTGCCGATGATGTTCTTCCTGGGCGTGGTCTTCGCGGCCCTGTGGTGGGCGTCCGTGCACTACGGGCGGAAGGTGGACGAGGCGAAGGCGAGATTCGCGGCCGAGGCCGGCTCCTCCACACCTGACGCTGCGTAA